The following are from one region of the Takifugu rubripes chromosome 12, fTakRub1.2, whole genome shotgun sequence genome:
- the matn1 gene encoding cartilage matrix protein isoform X1, protein MDLRTAAAMGLCKTRPTDIVFIIDSSRSVRPSEFEQVKVFLAKVIEGLDVGPNATRVGVVNYASRVKNEVSLKTHRTKTGLIKAVTKIEPLSTGTMTGLAIQFALNVAFSEAEGARVRSPDISKVAIIVTDGRPQDNVKDVAQRARDAGIEIFAIGVGRVDMSTLKQMASDPLDDHVDYVESYSVIEKLTKKFQEAFCVSDLCATGDHDCEQVCVSSPGSYKCACKAGFTLMDDGRSCSACSNAATDVVFLIDGSKSVRPENFELVKKWINQIIDKLDVSDSKAHVGLVQYSSSVKQEFPLGRYNNKKDLKDAVKKMAYMERGTMTGHALRYLTDNSFGPGQGARPGVTKVGIVFTDGRSQDYIGDAAKKAKDQGFKMYAVGVGNAVEDELKEIASEPTAEHYFYTADFKTMTQIAKKLQINICKDEDPCECDTLVKFQKKVEDAIQALTKKTREHVKEDRLAGEQNRLRKQPHDPPPPHPHTVFAPWKVLKWNMCVISHLCGPDLSPNHLCTLHSLPPLRWLPRGPDLRVCGRALRRSSSAGTLCVC, encoded by the exons ATGGACCTCCGCACTGCTGCAGCCATGG GATTGTGTAAAACCCGTCCCACGGACATCGTCTTCATCATTGACAGCAGTCGGAGTGTCCGTCCTTCAGAGTTTGAGCAGGTCAAAGTCTTCCTGGCAAAGGTCATCGAGGGGCTGGATGTTGGACCCAATGCCACTCGCGTCGGTGTCGTCAATTACGCCAGTCGTGTCAAAAACGAG GTGTCGCTCAAGACGCACCGCACTAAGACCGGATTGATCAAGGCTGTGACCAAAATTGAGCCACTGTCCACTGGGACAATGACCGGGCTCGCCATACAGTTCGCCCTGAACGTGGCCTTCAGTGAGGCGGAGGGCGCCCGCGTCAGATCTCCTGATATCAGCAAG GTTGCCATCATTGTCACAGACGGGCGTCCTCAGGACAACGTTAAGGACGTGGCCCAGCGAGCGCGGGATGCCGGCATCGAGATTTTCGCCATCGGTGTGGGACGCGTGGACATGAGCACCCTGAAGCAGATGGCCAGCGATCCCCTGGATGACCACGTGGACTACGTGGAGAGCTACAGCGTGATTGAGAAGCTCACCAAGAAGTTCCAGGAGGCCTTCTGCG TGTCGGACCTGTGTGCTACCGGGGATCACGACTGCGAACAGGTATGCGTCAGCAGTCCTGGATCATACAAGTGTGCCTGCAAAGCGGGTTTTACCCTCATGGACGATGGTCGCAGCTGCAGCG CTTGCAGCAACGCGGCGACCGATGTGGTGTTTTTGATTGATGGCTCTAAAAGCGTCCGTCCTGAGAACTTTGAGCTGGTCAAGAAGTGGATCAACCAGATCATTGATAAATTGGATGTCTCTGACAGCAAGGCTCATGTCGGACTGGTCCAGTACTCCAGCTCGGTCAAACAG GAGTTCCCTCTGGGTCgttacaacaacaaaaaagatctGAAGGACGCAGTAAAGAAGATGGCCTACATGGAGAGGGGGACCATGACAGGTCATGCTCTCCGCTATCTCACAGACAACAGCTTCGGCCCTGGCCAGGGTGCCCGGCCTGGGGTCACCAAGGTGGGCATCGTGTTCACCGATGGACGCAGTCAAGACTACATCGGAGACGCTGCCAAAAAGGCCAAGGATCAAG GCTTTAAGATGTACGCTGTGGGAGTGGGCAACGCCGTGGAGGATGAGCTGAAAGAGATCGCATCCGAGCCGACGGCGGAGCATTACTTCTACACCGCTGACTTCAAGACTATGACCCAGATCGCCAAGAAGCTGCAAATTAACATTTGCAAAG ACGAGGACCCTTGTGAATGCGACACCCTTGTAAAGTTCCAAAAGAAAGTAGAAGATGCCATCCAGGCACTGACCAAAAAA ACTAGAGAGCATGTCAAAGAGGATCGCCTTGCTGGAGAACAAAATCGTCTGAGGAAGCAGCCCCACgatccaccccctccccatccaCACACAGTTTTTGCTCCCTGGAAAGTACTGAAGTGGAACATGTGTGTGATCTCCCACCTCTGTGGTCCCGACCTCTCTCCCAACCATCTCTGCACCCTCCACTCTCTTCCACCTTTGCGCTGGTTGCCACGGGGACCGGACCTTCGTGTCTGCGGGCGTGCGCTCCGAAGGTCGTCCTCTGCAGGCACCCTGTGTGTTTGTTAA
- the matn1 gene encoding cartilage matrix protein isoform X2, protein MTLNTPLFLLLLGLLGAQAATTAMDLRTAAAMGLCKTRPTDIVFIIDSSRSVRPSEFEQVKVFLAKVIEGLDVGPNATRVGVVNYASRVKNEVSLKTHRTKTGLIKAVTKIEPLSTGTMTGLAIQFALNVAFSEAEGARVRSPDISKVAIIVTDGRPQDNVKDVAQRARDAGIEIFAIGVGRVDMSTLKQMASDPLDDHVDYVESYSVIEKLTKKFQEAFCVSDLCATGDHDCEQVCVSSPGSYKCACKAGFTLMDDGRSCSACSNAATDVVFLIDGSKSVRPENFELVKKWINQIIDKLDVSDSKAHVGLVQYSSSVKQEFPLGRYNNKKDLKDAVKKMAYMERGTMTGHALRYLTDNSFGPGQGARPGVTKVGIVFTDGRSQDYIGDAAKKAKDQGFKMYAVGVGNAVEDELKEIASEPTAEHYFYTADFKTMTQIAKKLQINICKDEDPCECDTLVKFQKKVEDAIQALTKKLESMSKRIALLENKIV, encoded by the exons ATGACGCTTAACACACCGTTGTTTCTTCTGCTGCTCGGCCTTTTAGGGGCTCAAGCCGCCACCACTGCCATGGACCTCCGCACTGCTGCAGCCATGG GATTGTGTAAAACCCGTCCCACGGACATCGTCTTCATCATTGACAGCAGTCGGAGTGTCCGTCCTTCAGAGTTTGAGCAGGTCAAAGTCTTCCTGGCAAAGGTCATCGAGGGGCTGGATGTTGGACCCAATGCCACTCGCGTCGGTGTCGTCAATTACGCCAGTCGTGTCAAAAACGAG GTGTCGCTCAAGACGCACCGCACTAAGACCGGATTGATCAAGGCTGTGACCAAAATTGAGCCACTGTCCACTGGGACAATGACCGGGCTCGCCATACAGTTCGCCCTGAACGTGGCCTTCAGTGAGGCGGAGGGCGCCCGCGTCAGATCTCCTGATATCAGCAAG GTTGCCATCATTGTCACAGACGGGCGTCCTCAGGACAACGTTAAGGACGTGGCCCAGCGAGCGCGGGATGCCGGCATCGAGATTTTCGCCATCGGTGTGGGACGCGTGGACATGAGCACCCTGAAGCAGATGGCCAGCGATCCCCTGGATGACCACGTGGACTACGTGGAGAGCTACAGCGTGATTGAGAAGCTCACCAAGAAGTTCCAGGAGGCCTTCTGCG TGTCGGACCTGTGTGCTACCGGGGATCACGACTGCGAACAGGTATGCGTCAGCAGTCCTGGATCATACAAGTGTGCCTGCAAAGCGGGTTTTACCCTCATGGACGATGGTCGCAGCTGCAGCG CTTGCAGCAACGCGGCGACCGATGTGGTGTTTTTGATTGATGGCTCTAAAAGCGTCCGTCCTGAGAACTTTGAGCTGGTCAAGAAGTGGATCAACCAGATCATTGATAAATTGGATGTCTCTGACAGCAAGGCTCATGTCGGACTGGTCCAGTACTCCAGCTCGGTCAAACAG GAGTTCCCTCTGGGTCgttacaacaacaaaaaagatctGAAGGACGCAGTAAAGAAGATGGCCTACATGGAGAGGGGGACCATGACAGGTCATGCTCTCCGCTATCTCACAGACAACAGCTTCGGCCCTGGCCAGGGTGCCCGGCCTGGGGTCACCAAGGTGGGCATCGTGTTCACCGATGGACGCAGTCAAGACTACATCGGAGACGCTGCCAAAAAGGCCAAGGATCAAG GCTTTAAGATGTACGCTGTGGGAGTGGGCAACGCCGTGGAGGATGAGCTGAAAGAGATCGCATCCGAGCCGACGGCGGAGCATTACTTCTACACCGCTGACTTCAAGACTATGACCCAGATCGCCAAGAAGCTGCAAATTAACATTTGCAAAG ACGAGGACCCTTGTGAATGCGACACCCTTGTAAAGTTCCAAAAGAAAGTAGAAGATGCCATCCAGGCACTGACCAAAAAAC TAGAGAGCATGTCAAAGAGGATCGCCTTGCTGGAGAACAAAATCGTCTGA